One Nonomuraea angiospora DNA segment encodes these proteins:
- a CDS encoding carbohydrate kinase family protein — protein MNTDILVLGGAGVDTTVYVPELPLPYQDTYHVPPVVDRIGNTGAGVALGCHALGLAVAFADLIGDDPQGALVRQALREVDCSFGPAAAGTRRSVLLVGPDGRRTSLHDPKVTPDERLPRELYANTRARHVHLSIMDFCRHVYPDLDGTPISTDLHDWDGANDYHKDFAYRSDLVFLSATALADPAATMRDILERGRAHTVVCTRGADGCLVLTRDRGVRAFPAAPLPGPVADSNGAGDAFVSGFLYGTLRGRSLEECVRLGAVAGAHACTVAGTHESPITESALLATVSR, from the coding sequence ATGAATACGGATATCTTGGTCCTCGGAGGGGCCGGGGTCGATACGACGGTGTACGTGCCGGAGCTGCCGCTGCCGTACCAGGACACCTACCACGTGCCCCCGGTCGTCGACCGGATCGGCAACACGGGCGCGGGCGTGGCGCTGGGCTGCCACGCGCTCGGCCTCGCCGTCGCCTTCGCCGACCTGATCGGCGACGACCCGCAGGGCGCGCTGGTCCGCCAGGCGCTGCGCGAGGTCGACTGCTCCTTCGGGCCCGCCGCGGCGGGCACCCGGCGCAGCGTCCTGCTCGTGGGGCCGGACGGCCGCCGCACCTCGCTCCACGACCCGAAGGTCACGCCGGACGAGCGCCTGCCGCGCGAGCTGTACGCGAACACGCGCGCCAGGCACGTCCACCTGTCGATCATGGACTTCTGCCGCCACGTCTACCCCGACCTCGACGGCACGCCGATCTCCACCGACCTGCACGACTGGGACGGCGCCAACGACTACCACAAGGACTTCGCCTACCGCTCCGACCTGGTGTTCCTGTCGGCCACCGCGCTGGCCGACCCGGCCGCCACGATGCGCGACATCCTCGAGCGCGGCCGCGCCCACACCGTCGTCTGCACGCGCGGGGCCGACGGCTGCCTCGTGCTGACGCGCGACCGCGGCGTGCGCGCCTTCCCGGCCGCGCCGCTGCCCGGGCCGGTGGCCGACAGCAACGGGGCGGGCGACGCGTTCGTCTCCGGCTTCCTGTACGGCACCTTGCGCGGCCGGTCGCTGGAGGAGTGCGTACGCCTGGGCGCGGTGGCCGGCGCGCACGCGTGCACGGTCGCCGGCACGCACGAGTCCCCCATCACGGAGTCCGCGCTGTTGGCTACGGTTTCGCGGTAG
- a CDS encoding LacI family DNA-binding transcriptional regulator produces the protein MNGHARLADIAAQAGVSEATVSRVLNGKPGVSAATRQAVMTALDLMGYERPPRLRQRSNGLVGLVTPELDNPIFPAFAQAIEKALTQHGYTPVLCTQLPGGAPEDEFTELLVDRGVSGIVFISGLHADSTARMDRYTRLTDRGLPIVLVDGYSEHIDAPFISPDDRMAARLSVQHLVDLGHERIGIALGPRRFVPVIRKIDGYKQAMAQLLGATDVDELIAHSLFSVEGGQAAAAQLLARGCTGIVCASDLMALGAIRACREKGLSVPGEVSVVGFDDSPLIAFTDPPLTTVRKPIGAMASAAVQTLLEEVNSAPAKHVELIFQPELVVRGSTGSGPLVNR, from the coding sequence ATGAACGGTCACGCTCGCCTAGCCGACATCGCCGCCCAGGCCGGGGTGAGTGAGGCCACGGTCAGCAGGGTGCTCAACGGCAAACCCGGCGTCTCGGCCGCCACCCGCCAGGCGGTGATGACCGCGCTCGACCTCATGGGCTACGAGCGCCCGCCCCGGCTGCGCCAGCGCAGCAACGGGCTGGTCGGCCTGGTGACGCCGGAGCTGGACAACCCGATCTTCCCCGCGTTCGCGCAGGCCATCGAGAAGGCGCTGACCCAGCACGGCTACACGCCGGTCCTGTGCACCCAGCTGCCCGGCGGCGCGCCGGAGGACGAGTTCACCGAGCTGCTGGTCGACCGCGGGGTGAGCGGCATCGTGTTCATCTCCGGGCTGCACGCCGACAGCACCGCCCGCATGGACCGCTACACCCGCCTGACCGACCGCGGGCTGCCGATCGTGCTGGTCGACGGCTACAGCGAGCACATCGACGCGCCCTTCATCTCGCCCGACGACCGCATGGCCGCCCGGCTGTCCGTGCAGCACCTGGTCGACCTCGGCCACGAGCGGATCGGGATCGCGCTGGGGCCGCGCAGGTTCGTGCCGGTGATCAGGAAGATCGACGGCTACAAGCAGGCCATGGCGCAGCTGCTCGGCGCGACCGACGTCGACGAGCTGATCGCCCACTCGCTGTTCTCCGTCGAGGGCGGTCAGGCGGCCGCCGCGCAGCTGCTGGCCCGCGGCTGCACCGGCATCGTGTGCGCGAGCGACCTGATGGCGCTGGGCGCGATCCGCGCCTGCCGGGAGAAGGGGCTGTCGGTGCCGGGAGAGGTGTCCGTGGTGGGCTTCGACGACTCGCCGCTGATCGCGTTCACCGACCCGCCGCTGACCACCGTGCGCAAGCCGATCGGCGCGATGGCCTCGGCGGCCGTGCAGACGCTGCTCGAAGAGGTCAACAGCGCCCCCGCCAAGCACGTCGAGCTGATCTTCCAGCCAGAGCTCGTCGTCCGCGGCTCCACCGGCTCCGGCCCGCTGGTCAACCGGTGA
- a CDS encoding glycoside hydrolase family 13 protein codes for MTAWWRDAAIYQVYVRSFADGDGDGVGDLIGVRDRLPYLAGLGVDAIWLTPFYTSPMADFGYDVADYRDVDPLFGTLADAKALIDEAHAVGLRVIVDIVPNHTSSAHPWFQEALRGEHRDRYIFRDRPNDWESIFGGPAWTRVEDGQWYLHLFDPAQPDLNWDNDEVRGEFESILRFWLDLGVDGFRVDVAHGMVKPRDLPDIGHPDQTRLIGKEPVPYFDNDGVHDIHRAWRRVLDSYPGQRIGVAEAWAPTAERLAMYVRPDELHQAFNFHYLFTPWNAAELRAVIDSSLATAGSVGAPTTWVLSNHDVKRHVTRYGGLARARAAALLTLALPGSVYVYQGEELGLPEVLDLPEEVCQDPQRLRDPDSGRDGCRVPLPWTRESGWRDPWLPIPSEWAELSVEAQEGVPGSTLELYREALGLRRALSGDLVWHESPEGTLVFSRGPFVCAVNLTATPVDFGIGGELLIASDVPGAGDSAAWWKVK; via the coding sequence ATGACCGCATGGTGGCGAGACGCCGCGATTTACCAGGTGTACGTGCGCAGCTTCGCCGACGGCGACGGCGACGGCGTGGGCGACCTGATCGGCGTTCGCGATCGCCTGCCCTATCTGGCCGGGCTCGGCGTCGACGCCATCTGGCTGACGCCCTTCTACACCTCCCCCATGGCCGACTTCGGGTACGACGTCGCGGACTACCGGGACGTCGACCCGCTGTTCGGGACGCTCGCGGACGCCAAGGCGCTCATCGACGAGGCGCACGCCGTCGGCCTGCGGGTGATCGTGGACATCGTCCCCAACCACACCTCCTCGGCCCACCCCTGGTTCCAGGAGGCGCTGCGCGGCGAGCACCGGGATCGCTACATCTTCCGCGACCGGCCGAACGACTGGGAGTCGATCTTCGGCGGCCCGGCGTGGACGCGGGTCGAGGACGGGCAGTGGTACCTCCACCTGTTCGACCCCGCGCAGCCGGACCTCAACTGGGACAACGACGAGGTGCGCGGCGAGTTCGAGTCGATCCTGCGCTTCTGGCTCGACCTGGGGGTCGACGGCTTCCGCGTGGACGTGGCGCACGGCATGGTCAAGCCGCGCGACCTGCCCGACATCGGCCACCCGGACCAGACCAGGCTGATCGGCAAGGAGCCGGTGCCGTACTTCGACAATGACGGCGTGCACGACATCCACCGCGCGTGGCGGCGCGTGCTCGACTCCTATCCCGGCCAGCGCATCGGCGTGGCCGAGGCGTGGGCGCCGACGGCCGAGCGGCTGGCGATGTACGTCCGCCCGGACGAGCTGCACCAGGCGTTCAACTTCCACTACCTGTTCACCCCGTGGAACGCCGCCGAGCTCAGGGCGGTGATCGACTCCTCTCTCGCCACGGCCGGCTCCGTGGGCGCCCCGACCACCTGGGTGCTGTCGAACCACGACGTCAAGCGGCACGTCACCCGCTACGGCGGCCTGGCCAGGGCCCGCGCGGCCGCGCTGCTGACGCTCGCGCTGCCCGGCTCGGTCTACGTCTACCAGGGCGAGGAGCTGGGCCTGCCCGAGGTGCTCGACCTGCCGGAGGAGGTGTGCCAGGACCCTCAGCGGCTGCGCGACCCCGACAGCGGCCGGGACGGCTGCCGCGTCCCGCTGCCGTGGACGCGCGAGTCCGGCTGGCGGGACCCGTGGCTGCCGATCCCGTCCGAGTGGGCCGAGCTGAGCGTGGAGGCGCAGGAAGGGGTGCCCGGCTCGACGCTGGAGCTGTACCGGGAGGCGCTGGGGCTGCGGCGCGCGCTGAGCGGGGACCTCGTCTGGCACGAGTCGCCCGAGGGCACGCTCGTGTTCTCCAGGGGGCCGTTCGTCTGCGCCGTCAACCTCACCGCGACGCCGGTGGACTTCGGGATCGGCGGGGAGCTCCTGATCGCGTCGGATGTCCCTGGAGCAGGGGATTCGGCGGCCTGGTGGAAAGTAAAGTGA
- a CDS encoding ABC transporter ATP-binding protein: protein MSSVVLDKVTKVYPGDYLAVDRLSLRAEDGEFLVLLGPSGCGKSTLLRMIAGLEEITDGDLWLDGELANHLAPRDRDVAMVFQNGALYPHRTVRGNIAFPLEIAKSDPAMVRERVTELSKALHIDETLDRRPGTLSGGQRQRVAMGRAIVRQPKLFLMDEPLSNLDAGMRTELRMEISALVRSLGVTTIYVTHDQVEALTLADRIAILNRGVLQDVGTPAQIYNDPATAFVAAFLNSQQLNLLAATVRTPQNQYVMLDFGPHQLTMPWSDPRAYAISQHTGGQVLVGMRPDGLAPVQESYDGPSFFGRVRALEYHGHEWLAYLECGVPAVPVPEPPDPRQRSNANKNGSGKLSGLVRRIFSAQREEEHQEQEQVGQHPNSGIHRRSDLIVRLGNRPVWRAGDAAKVAIDLSRIMIFTLDGARIDPPRR from the coding sequence ATGAGCTCGGTCGTTCTCGACAAAGTGACCAAGGTGTATCCGGGCGACTACCTCGCAGTCGACCGGTTGAGCCTGCGGGCCGAAGACGGCGAGTTCCTCGTCCTCCTCGGGCCCTCCGGCTGCGGCAAGTCCACGCTGCTCCGCATGATCGCGGGCCTGGAGGAGATCACCGACGGTGACCTGTGGCTGGACGGCGAGCTCGCCAACCATCTGGCCCCGCGCGATCGTGACGTCGCCATGGTGTTCCAGAACGGCGCGCTGTATCCGCACCGGACGGTGCGCGGGAACATCGCCTTCCCCCTGGAGATAGCCAAGTCGGACCCGGCGATGGTGCGCGAGCGGGTGACCGAGCTGTCGAAGGCGTTACACATCGACGAGACGCTGGACCGCCGCCCCGGCACGCTCTCCGGCGGCCAGCGGCAGCGCGTGGCCATGGGGCGGGCCATCGTCCGCCAGCCCAAGCTGTTCCTCATGGACGAGCCGCTGTCGAACCTGGACGCGGGCATGCGCACCGAGCTGCGCATGGAGATCTCGGCGCTGGTCAGGTCGCTCGGCGTCACCACGATCTACGTGACGCACGACCAGGTGGAGGCGCTCACGCTCGCCGACCGGATCGCCATCCTGAACCGAGGGGTGCTCCAGGACGTCGGCACCCCCGCCCAGATTTACAACGATCCAGCCACCGCGTTCGTGGCGGCGTTCCTCAACTCCCAGCAGTTGAACCTGTTGGCGGCCACTGTCAGGACGCCGCAGAACCAGTACGTCATGCTCGACTTCGGGCCGCACCAGCTCACGATGCCGTGGAGCGATCCGAGGGCGTACGCGATCTCGCAGCACACCGGCGGGCAGGTGCTGGTGGGCATGCGCCCGGACGGGCTGGCGCCGGTGCAGGAGTCGTACGACGGGCCGTCGTTCTTCGGGCGGGTGCGGGCGCTGGAGTACCACGGGCACGAGTGGCTGGCGTACCTGGAGTGCGGGGTGCCCGCCGTACCGGTGCCGGAGCCGCCGGACCCGCGCCAGCGGAGCAACGCGAACAAGAACGGCTCGGGGAAGCTGTCAGGACTGGTACGGCGGATCTTCTCCGCGCAGCGGGAGGAGGAGCACCAGGAGCAGGAGCAGGTCGGCCAGCACCCGAACAGCGGCATCCACCGCCGCTCCGACCTGATCGTCCGCCTGGGCAACCGCCCCGTCTGGCGCGCGGGCGACGCCGCCAAGGTCGCGATCGACCTTTCCCGCATCATGATCTTCACCCTCGACGGCGCCCGCATCGACCCCCCGCGCCGATAG
- a CDS encoding TetR/AcrR family transcriptional regulator yields MSQLIERHSRKAARILDSARELVLDHGVHKVTVSEIARAAGVGKGTVYLYWPAKEDLILGLFARELLAFLDEITTRVSADPATVLPHRLAPLLVRTGLKFPLARRVQSGDADLLRLLTQQAGDRELFARTTPSALCEAGMPIHHRHGLIRHDRPLPELTYAVHAVLTGFGAALSDPATAALGVDPDQVLADTVARLLEPAVAPGDQAVAAAAEEVLVFLRQIRKGMLDLIERSQTLQQ; encoded by the coding sequence GTGAGCCAGCTGATCGAGCGCCACTCGCGCAAAGCCGCCCGCATCCTGGACAGCGCACGGGAGCTGGTGCTCGATCACGGCGTGCACAAGGTGACGGTCAGCGAGATCGCCCGCGCGGCGGGGGTCGGCAAGGGCACCGTCTACCTGTACTGGCCCGCCAAAGAGGACCTCATCCTCGGGCTGTTCGCCCGCGAACTGCTGGCCTTCCTGGACGAGATCACCACCCGCGTCAGCGCCGACCCCGCCACCGTGCTGCCGCACCGCCTGGCCCCGCTGCTGGTCCGCACCGGGCTGAAGTTCCCGCTGGCCCGCCGGGTGCAGAGCGGCGACGCCGACCTGCTGCGGCTGCTCACCCAGCAGGCGGGCGACCGCGAGCTGTTCGCCCGCACCACGCCCAGCGCCCTGTGCGAGGCGGGCATGCCGATCCATCACCGCCACGGGCTGATCCGCCACGACCGTCCGCTGCCCGAGCTGACCTACGCCGTGCACGCCGTGCTCACCGGGTTCGGCGCCGCCCTGTCCGACCCGGCCACCGCCGCCCTCGGCGTCGATCCCGACCAGGTTCTCGCCGACACCGTGGCCCGGCTGCTCGAACCCGCCGTCGCCCCCGGCGACCAGGCCGTCGCCGCGGCCGCCGAGGAGGTCCTCGTCTTCCTGCGCCAGATCCGGAAAGGAATGCTGGACCTCATCGAACGCAGCCAGACCCTCCAGCAGTGA
- a CDS encoding FAD-dependent monooxygenase, whose protein sequence is MKDAVGRGRALVVGLGIAGIATALRLRQVGWEPVLVERAPARRSGGYFILLFGTGVASAGRLGVLEAIGDRTPRFPPYEVNRAGRHTAGMSLANLPGKPRVVLRGDIERALFAALPADVEIRYSTVPTHIAQDDSAAEVTLRDTASGATVTERFDLVVGADGMRSTVRRLAFGPEEHLHPLNYMIGATVLDQPIEGLGQGQGLTLAEPGRSAWIFPFSDHPPGLLFSYRTGDIDAEFARPPIESIRAAFGPQPAGPLLEKLFTAFEQAPEFLFDSVNQVKMPRWHHGRVVLVGDAAWCVTLYAGMGASSGIAGGELLGTMLQRHPGDLPGALRAWEARMRPFIQTEQDSALIMRRIFTPHDRKEQVMRGAMLRLMRAPVIGPAMGKIMNGPDMRNKTFDVAAV, encoded by the coding sequence ATGAAGGACGCAGTCGGGCGTGGCCGTGCGCTGGTGGTGGGGCTCGGGATCGCGGGCATCGCCACCGCGCTGCGCCTGCGGCAGGTGGGCTGGGAGCCGGTGCTGGTGGAGCGGGCTCCGGCACGCCGCTCAGGCGGGTACTTCATCCTGCTGTTCGGCACCGGTGTCGCCTCCGCGGGGCGGCTGGGCGTGCTGGAGGCGATCGGCGACCGCACCCCGCGGTTTCCCCCGTACGAGGTGAACCGGGCCGGACGCCACACCGCCGGCATGAGCCTGGCCAACCTGCCCGGCAAGCCGCGGGTGGTGCTGCGCGGCGACATCGAGCGGGCGCTGTTCGCCGCGCTCCCGGCCGATGTGGAGATCCGCTATTCCACCGTGCCCACCCACATCGCCCAGGACGACTCCGCGGCGGAGGTCACCCTGCGCGACACCGCCTCCGGCGCCACCGTCACCGAGCGCTTCGACCTGGTGGTGGGCGCCGACGGGATGCGCTCGACCGTGCGCAGGCTGGCCTTCGGCCCCGAGGAGCACCTGCACCCGCTGAACTACATGATCGGCGCCACCGTGCTGGACCAGCCGATCGAGGGCCTCGGCCAGGGGCAGGGCCTGACCCTGGCCGAGCCGGGACGCTCAGCGTGGATCTTCCCCTTCTCCGACCACCCGCCGGGCCTGCTGTTCTCCTACCGCACCGGCGACATCGACGCCGAGTTCGCCCGCCCGCCGATCGAGTCCATCCGCGCCGCGTTCGGCCCGCAGCCCGCCGGACCGCTCCTGGAGAAGCTGTTCACGGCGTTCGAGCAGGCCCCGGAGTTCCTGTTCGACTCGGTGAACCAGGTCAAGATGCCGCGCTGGCACCACGGCCGGGTGGTCCTGGTCGGCGACGCCGCCTGGTGCGTGACCTTGTACGCGGGCATGGGCGCCTCCAGCGGCATCGCCGGCGGCGAGCTACTGGGCACCATGCTGCAGCGCCACCCCGGCGACCTGCCCGGCGCGCTGCGGGCGTGGGAGGCCCGGATGCGGCCCTTCATCCAGACCGAGCAGGACAGCGCGCTGATCATGCGCAGGATCTTCACGCCGCACGACCGCAAGGAGCAGGTCATGCGCGGCGCGATGCTGCGCCTCATGCGCGCGCCGGTCATCGGGCCGGCCATGGGCAAGATAATGAACGGTCCGGACATGAGGAACAAGACCTTCGACGTCGCCGCCGTGTGA